One stretch of Corallococcus soli DNA includes these proteins:
- a CDS encoding Rossmann-like and DUF2520 domain-containing protein → MTTRRRVRQGRAGDGAGSSAPTRAGRPPKAKRVPVVIVGAGRLGGALALALQAKRWPVRVYSRDDAGRARTRALGLKPATPGDLKKARVCVLCVPDAAVPTVSQALSKELPRAVALVHTAGALPLSALKTQRGRTVGSFHPLCAVSSARDALVGHTAAISTRSPALRALLQRMAEDVGFAVIDVPEAHRAAYHAGAVLSAGGLVALADAAVGALGAAGIEPEAALKALLPLMRSALRGVEARGLSGGLTGPIVRGDAGVVAAHLAALPEDIAPLYGRLSRRALRLASDRLRPEQRGALEAVLTKP, encoded by the coding sequence CTGACGACGCGGCGGCGAGTCCGGCAGGGACGCGCGGGTGATGGAGCGGGCTCCTCCGCTCCGACTCGCGCGGGACGCCCCCCGAAGGCGAAGCGCGTCCCGGTCGTCATCGTCGGTGCGGGGCGCCTGGGAGGCGCGCTCGCGCTGGCGCTTCAAGCGAAGCGCTGGCCCGTGCGCGTGTACTCGCGCGACGATGCGGGCCGCGCGCGCACCCGGGCCCTGGGGTTGAAGCCTGCGACCCCTGGCGACTTGAAGAAGGCGCGCGTCTGCGTGCTCTGCGTCCCGGACGCGGCCGTGCCCACGGTGTCACAGGCCCTGTCGAAGGAGCTGCCTCGCGCGGTGGCGCTGGTGCACACCGCGGGCGCCCTGCCGCTCTCCGCGTTGAAGACGCAGCGGGGCCGGACGGTGGGCTCGTTCCATCCGCTCTGCGCCGTGTCCTCCGCGCGCGACGCGCTGGTGGGCCACACGGCCGCCATCAGCACGCGCTCCCCTGCCCTCCGCGCACTGCTCCAGCGCATGGCGGAGGACGTGGGCTTCGCGGTGATCGACGTGCCGGAGGCGCACCGGGCCGCCTACCACGCGGGCGCGGTGCTGAGCGCTGGCGGACTGGTGGCCCTGGCCGACGCGGCCGTGGGCGCGTTGGGTGCGGCGGGCATCGAACCCGAAGCGGCGCTGAAGGCCCTGCTGCCGTTGATGCGTTCGGCGCTGCGGGGCGTGGAGGCGCGCGGACTCTCCGGCGGGCTCACGGGCCCCATCGTCCGGGGGGATGCGGGCGTCGTCGCGGCGCACCTCGCGGCGCTGCCAGAGGACATCGCCCCGCTCTACGGGCGGCTCTCACGACGGGCGCTGCGGCTGGCCTCGGACCGCCTGCGTCCGGAACAGCGCGGCGCGCTGGAAGCCGTGCTCACGAAGCCCTGA
- a CDS encoding efflux RND transporter periplasmic adaptor subunit — protein sequence MTWWKAAIAGVLMLGAAAITVGGLRDRPPPTQEVQVAKARKGTITRTITGAGKVQAATTVKISSNLSGDLVALQVKDGDPVTKGQVLGRIDKRFYEAAVKQAQASRDAARSEVQVAEVEVARQSAELARVKGLADKGLAAASEVEVTKALVDTAQARLTAARQRVAQNSAVLDQAATDLSRTTLLSPIDGNVIELSREVGERVRGSDFSEDVVMTIAALNQMEVKFEVGEHEVVHLKYGQPAEVTLDALEGQSFTGTVVEIAQKALIKNAGTEAEVTSFPITVALDARPPGVLPGMSAEARISAETHQDAVLVPIQAVTVRSERSLPDYQPPVEGAALTAKRRTETLAKVVFVVDGENKAQVRRVRTGIASDTELEVLEGLQVGDRVVEGPYRTLSKELANGDAVREPEVPAGDGKGGRKS from the coding sequence ATGACGTGGTGGAAGGCGGCAATCGCCGGCGTGCTGATGCTCGGCGCGGCGGCCATCACCGTGGGCGGTCTGCGTGACCGGCCGCCCCCGACGCAGGAAGTCCAGGTGGCGAAGGCCCGCAAGGGCACCATCACCCGCACCATCACGGGCGCGGGCAAGGTGCAGGCGGCCACCACGGTGAAGATCTCCTCCAACCTGTCCGGGGACCTGGTGGCCCTGCAGGTGAAGGACGGCGACCCCGTCACCAAGGGGCAGGTGCTGGGGCGCATCGACAAGCGCTTCTACGAGGCGGCCGTGAAGCAGGCCCAGGCGTCCAGGGACGCGGCCCGCTCGGAGGTCCAGGTGGCGGAGGTGGAGGTCGCGCGGCAGAGCGCGGAGCTCGCCCGCGTGAAGGGGCTCGCGGACAAGGGGCTCGCCGCCGCTTCGGAGGTGGAGGTGACCAAGGCGCTGGTGGACACCGCCCAGGCGCGCCTGACCGCCGCCCGGCAGCGCGTGGCCCAGAACAGCGCCGTGCTGGACCAGGCCGCCACGGACCTGTCGCGCACCACGCTCCTGTCGCCCATCGACGGCAACGTCATTGAGCTGTCGCGCGAAGTGGGTGAGCGCGTGCGCGGCTCCGACTTCTCCGAGGACGTGGTGATGACCATCGCCGCGCTCAACCAGATGGAGGTCAAGTTCGAGGTGGGTGAACACGAGGTGGTGCACCTGAAGTACGGCCAGCCCGCGGAGGTGACGCTGGACGCGCTGGAGGGCCAGTCCTTCACCGGCACCGTGGTGGAGATCGCCCAGAAGGCGCTCATCAAGAACGCGGGCACGGAGGCGGAGGTGACCAGCTTCCCCATCACCGTCGCCCTGGACGCGCGGCCTCCCGGCGTGCTGCCCGGCATGAGCGCCGAGGCGCGCATCAGCGCGGAGACGCACCAGGACGCGGTGCTGGTGCCCATCCAGGCCGTCACGGTGCGCTCCGAGCGCTCGCTGCCGGATTACCAGCCGCCGGTGGAGGGGGCCGCCCTCACCGCGAAGCGCCGCACGGAGACCCTGGCCAAGGTCGTCTTCGTGGTGGACGGGGAGAACAAGGCCCAGGTGCGCCGCGTGCGCACCGGCATCGCCTCCGACACGGAGCTGGAGGTCCTGGAGGGGCTCCAGGTGGGGGACCGCGTGGTGGAGGGCCCCTACCGCACGCTGTCCAAGGAGCTGGCGAACGGGGACGCGGTGCGCGAACCGGAAGTGCCCGCGGGCGACGGGAAGGGCGGGCGCAAGTCGTGA
- a CDS encoding YIP1 family protein has product MTSLVQPARVFVDPLDGTRSAVEARRWLWPLIILALCVAASGTAYALRWDATASVVGALPTDVGAPTVSESDIAEQIQTASRKALVGGIAKGLLAMPLSVLMLACVLWVCAWLFSRPASFGQLMAAAAVALLPIALYHLIYAVCASLQYSLTDLRAARLVPSNLALLSGLSPKMERVLRGVDFFNLWSVGLLGVGFSTATGMRLGRSLLLALVLYVMYAGIFFIGLPAGGGK; this is encoded by the coding sequence ATGACCTCCCTTGTTCAACCGGCGCGCGTCTTCGTGGACCCCCTCGACGGCACGCGCTCCGCCGTCGAGGCCCGCCGCTGGCTGTGGCCCCTCATCATCCTCGCCCTGTGCGTCGCTGCCTCCGGCACCGCGTACGCCCTGCGCTGGGACGCGACCGCCTCCGTGGTGGGCGCCCTCCCGACGGACGTCGGCGCGCCCACCGTGTCCGAGTCCGACATCGCCGAGCAGATCCAGACCGCGTCGCGCAAGGCGCTGGTGGGCGGCATCGCCAAGGGCCTGCTCGCGATGCCCCTGTCCGTGCTGATGCTGGCGTGCGTCCTGTGGGTGTGCGCCTGGCTCTTCAGCCGGCCCGCGTCCTTCGGGCAGTTGATGGCGGCCGCCGCGGTGGCCCTGCTGCCCATCGCGCTCTACCACCTCATCTACGCGGTATGCGCGAGCCTCCAGTATTCGCTCACGGACCTGCGCGCCGCCCGGCTCGTGCCCTCCAACCTCGCCCTGCTGAGCGGCCTGTCTCCGAAGATGGAGCGGGTGCTGCGCGGGGTGGACTTCTTCAACCTGTGGAGCGTGGGCCTGCTGGGCGTGGGCTTCTCCACCGCCACCGGGATGCGCCTGGGCCGGTCGCTGCTGCTCGCGCTGGTGCTCTACGTCATGTACGCCGGCATCTTCTTCATCGGACTTCCCGCAGGCGGTGGAAAGTGA
- a CDS encoding TolC family protein — protein MNALLVVTALLTATPITLEETRALGRKNTQALQAVLDVTVAQEDQRAARSGLLPQVQFGAGPSLVYLGRRRQVTTIPISETEVITREVESSSNTADSYNAYLSLSQVIYNRALWKQLEQAGVNVDATKNLALEEADTSELEAIRRFFALFLSQATLDVLQATVTRSEEQVERSRALFLAGRVGKTEEISAEVNLGNDRINVVQRQMQLVADQAQLAVWLARPGTEILQAVDPGVFQQEPAPAPALDDALKQARQHRALLRALVQRVRVAELQRAIVQGDYIPRVGLGARYDHTSQDLGPFFSEARLGNVFNGGITLTWDLFNGFLTDAQSARAQANIRKAELTLSQTGRELEAEVRRAHQALEGQLASSKLATTNRVAAAQGLELAEERFKAGAGSTLDVRDAQLKLTQAELVLLQSRIDVEIARYALFRATGTLNPGDSQ, from the coding sequence GTGAACGCCCTCCTCGTCGTCACCGCGCTGCTCACCGCCACGCCCATCACGCTGGAGGAGACGCGCGCCCTGGGCCGCAAGAACACCCAGGCCCTGCAGGCCGTGCTGGATGTGACCGTGGCGCAGGAGGACCAGCGCGCGGCGCGCTCCGGCCTGCTGCCCCAGGTCCAGTTCGGCGCCGGTCCCAGCCTCGTCTACCTGGGCCGGCGCCGGCAGGTCACCACCATCCCCATCTCCGAAACGGAGGTCATCACGCGCGAGGTGGAGAGCAGCTCCAACACCGCCGACAGCTACAACGCGTACCTGTCCCTGTCGCAGGTCATCTACAACCGCGCCCTCTGGAAGCAACTGGAGCAGGCGGGCGTCAACGTGGACGCGACGAAGAACCTGGCCCTGGAGGAGGCGGACACCTCCGAGCTGGAGGCCATCCGCCGCTTCTTCGCGCTCTTCCTGTCGCAGGCCACGCTGGACGTGCTTCAGGCCACCGTGACGCGCAGCGAGGAGCAGGTGGAGCGCTCGCGCGCGCTCTTCCTGGCGGGCCGCGTGGGCAAGACGGAGGAGATCTCCGCGGAGGTCAACCTGGGCAACGACCGCATCAACGTCGTGCAGCGGCAGATGCAACTGGTGGCGGACCAGGCGCAGCTGGCCGTGTGGCTGGCCCGTCCCGGGACCGAGATCCTCCAGGCCGTGGACCCCGGGGTGTTCCAGCAGGAGCCCGCGCCCGCGCCTGCCCTGGACGACGCCCTCAAGCAGGCCCGGCAGCACCGCGCCCTGCTGCGTGCGCTCGTCCAGCGCGTGCGCGTGGCGGAGCTCCAGCGCGCCATCGTGCAGGGGGACTACATCCCGCGGGTGGGCCTGGGCGCCCGGTATGATCACACCAGCCAGGATCTGGGCCCGTTCTTCAGCGAGGCCCGCCTGGGCAACGTCTTCAATGGCGGCATCACCCTGACGTGGGACCTGTTCAACGGCTTCCTCACCGACGCCCAGTCCGCTCGGGCCCAGGCCAACATTCGCAAGGCGGAGCTGACGCTGTCCCAGACGGGGCGGGAGCTGGAGGCGGAGGTGCGCCGGGCGCACCAGGCGCTGGAGGGGCAGCTCGCCTCCTCGAAGCTCGCGACCACCAACCGGGTGGCCGCCGCGCAGGGGTTGGAGCTGGCCGAGGAGCGCTTCAAGGCCGGGGCCGGCTCCACGCTGGACGTTCGTGACGCGCAGCTGAAGCTGACGCAGGCGGAGCTGGTCTTGCTCCAGAGCCGCATCGATGTCGAAATCGCCCGCTATGCCCTGTTCCGGGCCACGGGCACGCTGAACCCGGGAGACTCACAATGA
- the nadD gene encoding nicotinate (nicotinamide) nucleotide adenylyltransferase, whose protein sequence is MKVALLGGSFNPPHVGHLMAATYVHATQGVDAVWLMPTFHHPFGKQLESFEHRARMCDALCRETSGWLQTSLVEREVGGSGRTVDTLAFLVERHPDTRFSLIIGSDILRDLPHWKDFDRIQRMARVLVLYRAGYPAPDTVGPPLAEVSSTQVREQLARGLEPSELVPEGVLAVAREAGLFGLTVPRVRAD, encoded by the coding sequence GTGAAGGTCGCGCTGCTCGGAGGCTCGTTCAACCCGCCGCACGTGGGCCACCTGATGGCGGCCACCTACGTGCATGCGACGCAGGGCGTGGATGCCGTCTGGCTGATGCCCACGTTCCACCATCCGTTCGGCAAGCAGCTGGAGTCCTTCGAGCACCGCGCGCGCATGTGTGACGCGCTCTGCCGGGAGACCTCCGGCTGGCTCCAGACGAGCCTCGTCGAGCGCGAGGTGGGCGGGAGCGGGCGCACGGTGGACACGCTGGCCTTCCTGGTGGAGCGCCACCCGGACACCCGCTTCTCGCTCATCATCGGCAGCGACATCCTGCGCGACCTGCCGCACTGGAAGGACTTCGACCGCATCCAGCGGATGGCGCGCGTGCTGGTGCTCTACCGCGCGGGCTACCCGGCCCCCGACACGGTGGGTCCACCGCTGGCGGAGGTGTCCTCCACCCAGGTGCGCGAGCAGCTGGCGCGGGGCCTGGAGCCGTCGGAGCTGGTGCCGGAGGGCGTGCTCGCGGTGGCGCGCGAGGCGGGCCTGTTCGGGCTGACCGTCCCGCGCGTCCGGGCGGACTGA
- a CDS encoding adenylate/guanylate cyclase domain-containing protein has product MKTANLAIVFTDIKGFTERTSRQTLEENQRLLQVHEALLAPLFRAFGGRIIKTIGDAFLVTFESPTQAVLSGIAIQDQLWHHNRLLPEEDQLHVRVAVNVGEVRVEANDIFGEPVNIAARVEGITDADEVFFTEAVYLAMNKAEVPSQEVGAFELKGIPGKIRVFRVPRAPYRVEAPSPGLVVSEAEATSMPPFGNLALSRVSEEGMDLSALGQRAAVGAAQLGQGAAQLGQRAAGGAVVLGQKAASGAVVLGQRAASGAVVLSQRAAEGAVVVGQRATVLGQQAHSAGSALWGRMLEARARMTPEQRKKGLLVAAAAGVLLVGAGGFLWVDSAPMRSIRAVEGTAGMEKTRRSNEAQKYIDAEKDPGRRLYLAGRLSEAQGNVSGALGDYGQAAKKGDDDAVSRIVSLLEHENCWTRVAAVRTAAELKLEDARGTLESLAENGGEDDGRSGGFLRSNCDSKKAAEGALKRLDAN; this is encoded by the coding sequence TGGAAGAGAACCAGCGGCTGCTCCAGGTGCATGAGGCGTTGCTCGCCCCGCTGTTCAGGGCGTTCGGTGGACGCATCATCAAAACCATTGGCGACGCGTTCCTCGTCACCTTCGAATCCCCGACCCAGGCCGTCCTGAGCGGCATCGCCATCCAGGACCAGCTCTGGCACCACAACCGCCTTCTCCCGGAGGAGGATCAGCTCCACGTCCGCGTCGCCGTCAACGTGGGCGAGGTGCGGGTGGAGGCCAATGACATCTTCGGCGAGCCGGTGAACATCGCCGCCCGGGTGGAGGGCATCACCGACGCGGACGAGGTCTTCTTCACGGAGGCCGTCTACCTGGCCATGAACAAGGCGGAGGTGCCGTCGCAGGAGGTGGGCGCCTTCGAGCTGAAGGGCATCCCCGGGAAGATCCGCGTCTTCCGCGTGCCCCGCGCGCCCTACCGGGTGGAGGCGCCGTCGCCGGGCCTGGTGGTGTCGGAGGCGGAGGCGACGTCGATGCCGCCGTTCGGCAACCTGGCCCTGTCGCGCGTGTCCGAGGAGGGCATGGACCTGAGCGCCCTGGGGCAGCGCGCGGCGGTGGGCGCGGCGCAGCTGGGGCAGGGCGCGGCGCAGCTGGGCCAGCGTGCCGCGGGCGGCGCGGTGGTGCTGGGGCAGAAGGCGGCCAGCGGCGCGGTGGTGCTGGGACAGAGGGCGGCCAGCGGCGCGGTGGTGCTCAGCCAACGCGCCGCGGAGGGCGCGGTGGTGGTGGGCCAGAGGGCGACGGTGCTGGGACAGCAGGCGCATTCCGCGGGCAGCGCCCTCTGGGGGCGGATGCTGGAGGCGCGGGCCCGGATGACGCCGGAGCAGCGCAAGAAGGGGCTGCTCGTGGCCGCGGCGGCGGGCGTGCTGCTCGTGGGCGCCGGAGGGTTCTTGTGGGTGGACAGCGCCCCCATGCGCTCCATCCGCGCGGTGGAGGGCACGGCGGGGATGGAGAAGACCCGGCGCTCCAACGAGGCGCAGAAGTACATCGACGCGGAGAAGGATCCGGGCCGGCGCCTGTACCTGGCGGGGAGGCTTTCGGAGGCGCAGGGCAACGTGTCGGGCGCGCTGGGGGACTACGGCCAGGCCGCGAAGAAGGGGGACGACGACGCCGTGTCGCGGATCGTCTCCCTGCTGGAACATGAGAACTGCTGGACGCGGGTCGCCGCCGTGCGGACGGCGGCGGAGTTGAAGCTGGAGGACGCGCGCGGCACGCTGGAGTCCCTGGCGGAGAACGGCGGGGAGGATGATGGCCGCTCCGGCGGTTTCCTGCGCTCCAACTGCGATTCGAAGAAGGCCGCTGAAGGCGCGCTCAAGCGCCTGGACGCCAACTGA
- a CDS encoding exo-beta-N-acetylmuramidase NamZ family protein — protein MTKVKTGLDVWAAQGFSALKGKRVGAIVNPTSVDSRFRHLADLLVGAEGVTLAALFGPEHGIRGEAQYMVAVDQAHDRRTGVPVYSLYGSTFESLSPRPEWLKGLDALVFDIQDVGSRYYTYVYTMALAMKAAAQARVPFYVLDRPNPLDGVTLEGNLVGDRFRSFVGLYALPNRHGMTAGELARLFNSQEGFGCELTVVRCEGWTRDMHWSDTGLPFLPPSPNMPTADTALVYPGMCLGEGTNVSEGRGTCRPFEQFGAPWVDTDALLARLDKERLPGVAFRPVGFTPTFDKYRGESCNGAFIHVTDRHAFQPLRTGIAIFQALHDIGPGHFDWRADAYEFVEDVPAFDLLCGTDQVRRGIEQGWSLDRMLEGFALQTEAFRKHREPALLYAVGR, from the coding sequence GTGACGAAGGTGAAGACGGGACTGGATGTGTGGGCCGCGCAGGGCTTCTCCGCGCTCAAGGGCAAGCGGGTGGGCGCCATCGTCAACCCCACCAGCGTGGACTCGCGCTTCCGCCACCTGGCGGACCTGTTGGTCGGCGCGGAGGGCGTGACGCTGGCGGCGCTCTTCGGCCCGGAGCACGGCATCCGGGGTGAGGCCCAGTACATGGTGGCCGTGGATCAGGCGCATGACCGGCGCACCGGCGTGCCCGTGTACAGCCTCTATGGCTCCACCTTCGAGTCGCTCTCGCCGCGTCCCGAGTGGCTGAAGGGCCTGGACGCGCTGGTGTTCGACATCCAGGACGTGGGCAGCCGCTACTACACCTACGTCTACACCATGGCGCTGGCGATGAAGGCCGCGGCCCAGGCGCGCGTGCCCTTCTACGTGCTGGACAGACCCAACCCGCTGGACGGGGTGACGCTGGAAGGCAACCTCGTGGGGGACCGCTTCCGCTCCTTCGTGGGCCTGTACGCGCTGCCCAACCGCCACGGCATGACGGCGGGGGAATTGGCGCGGCTGTTCAATTCGCAGGAGGGCTTCGGCTGCGAGCTCACGGTGGTGCGGTGCGAGGGCTGGACGCGCGACATGCACTGGAGCGACACCGGGCTGCCGTTCCTGCCGCCGTCGCCCAACATGCCCACCGCGGACACGGCGCTGGTGTACCCGGGCATGTGCCTGGGGGAGGGCACCAACGTGTCGGAGGGGCGGGGCACCTGCCGCCCGTTCGAGCAGTTCGGCGCGCCGTGGGTGGACACCGACGCGCTGCTCGCGCGCCTGGACAAGGAGCGCCTGCCGGGCGTGGCCTTCCGGCCGGTGGGCTTCACCCCCACCTTCGACAAGTACCGGGGCGAGTCGTGCAACGGGGCCTTCATCCACGTCACGGATCGGCACGCCTTCCAGCCGCTGCGCACGGGCATCGCCATCTTCCAGGCGCTGCACGACATTGGCCCCGGCCACTTCGACTGGCGGGCGGACGCGTACGAGTTCGTGGAGGACGTGCCCGCGTTCGACCTCCTGTGCGGCACCGACCAGGTGCGTCGCGGCATCGAGCAGGGGTGGAGCCTGGACCGGATGCTGGAGGGCTTCGCCCTGCAGACGGAGGCCTTCCGGAAGCACCGCGAGCCCGCCCTGCTGTACGCTGTGGGGCGGTGA
- a CDS encoding ABC transporter ATP-binding protein: MTTPSAPDSGPLILVEALTRAFFVGGEEVRALRGVTFGINRGEWVAIIGQSGSGKSTLMNVLGCLDTPTSGRYMLNGKDVSRMDDDDLAVIRNVEIGFIFQTFQLLPRETALANVELPLVYRGMPAKERRERAKAALDKVQLTHRMHHRPNELSGGQRQRVAIARALVSEPSMLLADEPTGNLDSATGEEIVKLFEQLHQAGHTLVLVTHEPKLAARCPRAIRLSDGEIIADGPGPEVALGGTGVLPPQVGHA; the protein is encoded by the coding sequence GTGACGACCCCTTCGGCTCCGGATAGCGGCCCCCTCATCCTGGTGGAGGCGCTCACGCGCGCCTTCTTCGTGGGTGGCGAGGAGGTGCGCGCGCTGCGTGGCGTGACCTTCGGCATCAACCGGGGCGAATGGGTGGCCATCATCGGCCAGTCGGGCTCTGGCAAGAGCACGCTGATGAACGTGCTGGGCTGCCTGGATACGCCCACGAGCGGCCGCTACATGCTCAACGGCAAGGACGTGTCGCGCATGGACGACGACGACCTGGCCGTCATCCGCAACGTGGAGATCGGCTTCATCTTCCAGACGTTCCAGCTGCTTCCCCGGGAGACGGCGCTCGCCAACGTGGAGCTGCCGCTGGTGTACCGGGGCATGCCCGCGAAGGAGCGGCGCGAGCGGGCGAAGGCGGCGCTGGACAAGGTGCAGCTCACGCACCGCATGCACCACCGGCCCAACGAGCTGTCGGGCGGTCAGCGCCAGCGCGTCGCCATCGCGCGGGCCCTGGTGTCGGAGCCCTCCATGCTCCTGGCGGACGAGCCCACGGGCAACCTGGACTCGGCCACCGGCGAGGAGATCGTCAAGCTCTTCGAGCAGCTCCACCAGGCGGGCCACACGCTGGTGCTCGTCACGCATGAACCCAAGCTGGCGGCGCGCTGTCCCCGGGCCATCCGCCTGAGCGACGGTGAGATCATCGCGGACGGGCCCGGCCCGGAGGTGGCGCTGGGCGGCACCGGCGTGCTGCCGCCACAGGTGGGCCACGCATGA
- a CDS encoding AAA family ATPase, with translation MVDSTDLAQVLHEAHDIARSVAQKPTSAHVLLALFTVENRAQLLLKEKGVDEDALLQLITEAPAEAGSVVNELTARARELASNSRSGEADCLHLLIAIIRKRCAASDLLARTGIDLISLSNTALSYSTSGGVPRRLQPGYGQAVTTRAPVSRPVGAPPSPLPFSTLALSVPRPAPVMTPPVTVPPPAARMTPALSPRDLIDVDEDDASQAAPPEPAIPPMPRMAPPAPAAPVARATPPAPPSAPMAPVARPTPPAPAQAKGGGLTLDAKAFPMLTSLGRNLSQAAREGKLDPVVGRAREVEEVIDILGKRRTNNPCLLGEPGVGKTAVVEGVAQRLLGLRGTLAEKILVELDMATLVAGTQLRGSFSEKLNALKEEVRRAEGRVVVFIDEIHTLVGAGSTGDGPQDAANELKTAMARGEFPCIGATTHDEYRKFIAADPALERRFTSVTVNEPSVPETVEILKGIIGRYEEHHGLRYLPDALEAAASLASRYVTDRFMPDKAISVVDLAGSRCHREGKHRVEAADVARVVAKLAGVPEERLLMNDSARLLRLEDDLAQRVIGHGEAIGRIARVIRRNYAGFASRRPMGSFLFLGPTGVGKTEMARALAEVLFGNRDALVRLDMSEMSESHGVSRLIGSPAGYVGFGEGGQLTEPVRRRPSSVVVLDEIEKAHREVQMLLLQVLEEGRLTDGKGRHIDFSNTVIVMTTNLGADAFSRTGRAVGFGAADAAAGNALDLASDTARKALPPELWNRIDERMPFRPLVELEVAKIATLILAESSKRLATERGIVYTAGADVVGHLLKSGGFDPQLGARPMRQVVQRLVEGPLAERILAGEFGAGDRVRVAVQAGQLQFARDAA, from the coding sequence ATGGTCGACAGCACGGATCTCGCCCAGGTTCTTCATGAGGCGCATGACATCGCTCGCAGCGTCGCCCAGAAGCCCACGTCGGCCCATGTGCTGCTTGCGCTCTTCACGGTGGAGAACCGCGCCCAGCTCCTCCTGAAGGAGAAGGGAGTGGACGAGGACGCGCTGCTGCAGCTCATCACGGAGGCGCCGGCGGAAGCGGGCAGCGTCGTGAACGAGCTGACGGCGCGCGCGCGCGAGCTGGCCAGCAACTCGCGCTCCGGGGAGGCGGACTGCCTGCACCTGCTCATCGCCATCATCCGCAAGCGCTGCGCCGCGTCGGACCTGCTCGCGCGAACGGGCATCGACCTCATCTCGCTGTCGAACACGGCGCTGTCCTACTCCACGAGCGGCGGCGTTCCGCGCCGGCTCCAGCCGGGCTACGGCCAGGCGGTGACCACGCGCGCGCCGGTGAGCCGCCCGGTAGGTGCGCCGCCCTCCCCCCTGCCCTTCTCCACCCTGGCCCTGAGCGTGCCGCGCCCGGCCCCGGTGATGACGCCGCCCGTCACGGTGCCGCCGCCGGCCGCCCGGATGACGCCCGCGCTGTCGCCGCGAGACCTCATCGACGTGGACGAGGACGACGCGTCGCAGGCGGCCCCGCCCGAGCCGGCCATCCCGCCGATGCCGCGCATGGCGCCGCCCGCCCCCGCGGCGCCGGTCGCCCGGGCGACGCCGCCCGCGCCGCCGTCCGCGCCCATGGCCCCCGTCGCGCGTCCGACGCCGCCCGCCCCCGCGCAGGCGAAGGGCGGAGGGCTGACGCTGGATGCGAAGGCGTTCCCCATGCTCACCTCCCTGGGCCGCAACCTGAGCCAGGCGGCGCGTGAGGGGAAGCTGGACCCGGTGGTGGGCCGCGCGCGGGAGGTCGAGGAGGTCATCGACATCCTGGGCAAGCGCCGCACGAACAACCCCTGTCTGCTGGGCGAGCCCGGCGTGGGCAAGACGGCGGTGGTGGAGGGCGTGGCGCAGCGCCTGCTGGGCCTGCGCGGCACGCTGGCGGAGAAGATCCTCGTCGAGCTGGACATGGCCACGCTGGTGGCGGGCACGCAGCTTCGCGGCTCGTTCTCCGAGAAGCTCAACGCCCTGAAGGAAGAGGTGCGGCGGGCCGAGGGGCGCGTGGTGGTGTTCATCGACGAGATCCACACGCTGGTGGGCGCGGGCTCCACGGGCGACGGCCCGCAGGACGCGGCCAACGAGCTGAAGACGGCGATGGCGCGCGGCGAGTTCCCCTGCATCGGCGCGACGACGCACGACGAGTACCGCAAGTTCATCGCGGCGGACCCGGCGCTGGAGCGGCGCTTCACGTCGGTGACGGTGAACGAGCCGTCGGTGCCGGAGACGGTGGAGATCCTCAAGGGCATCATCGGGCGCTACGAGGAGCACCACGGCCTGCGCTACCTGCCGGACGCGCTGGAGGCCGCCGCGTCGCTGGCCAGCCGCTACGTGACGGACCGGTTCATGCCGGACAAGGCCATCAGCGTGGTGGACTTGGCGGGCAGCCGCTGCCACCGCGAGGGCAAGCACCGGGTGGAGGCGGCGGACGTGGCGCGGGTGGTGGCGAAGCTGGCGGGCGTGCCGGAAGAGCGGCTGCTGATGAACGACTCCGCGCGGCTGCTGCGGCTGGAGGATGACCTGGCGCAGCGCGTGATCGGCCACGGCGAGGCCATTGGCCGCATCGCGCGGGTCATCCGACGCAACTACGCGGGCTTCGCGTCGCGCCGCCCCATGGGCAGCTTCCTCTTCCTGGGCCCCACGGGCGTGGGCAAGACGGAGATGGCGCGGGCGCTGGCGGAGGTGCTGTTCGGCAACCGGGACGCGCTGGTGCGCCTGGACATGAGTGAGATGTCCGAGTCCCACGGCGTGTCGCGCCTCATCGGTTCGCCCGCGGGCTACGTGGGCTTCGGCGAGGGCGGGCAGCTCACGGAGCCGGTGCGCCGTCGGCCGTCGTCGGTGGTGGTGCTGGACGAGATCGAGAAGGCGCACCGCGAGGTGCAGATGCTGCTCCTCCAGGTGCTGGAGGAGGGCCGCCTGACGGACGGCAAGGGCCGCCACATCGACTTCTCGAACACGGTCATCGTGATGACCACGAACCTGGGCGCGGATGCGTTCTCGCGCACGGGCCGCGCGGTGGGCTTCGGCGCGGCGGACGCGGCGGCGGGGAACGCGCTGGACCTGGCGTCGGATACCGCGCGCAAGGCCCTGCCCCCGGAGCTGTGGAACCGCATCGATGAGCGGATGCCGTTCCGCCCGCTGGTGGAGCTGGAGGTGGCGAAGATCGCCACGCTCATCCTGGCGGAGAGCAGCAAGCGGCTCGCGACGGAGCGCGGCATCGTCTACACGGCGGGCGCGGACGTGGTGGGGCACCTGCTCAAGTCGGGAGGCTTCGATCCGCAGCTCGGCGCGCGGCCGATGCGCCAGGTGGTGCAGCGGCTGGTGGAAGGTCCGCTGGCGGAGCGCATCCTCGCGGGTGAGTTCGGCGCGGGAGACCGCGTGCGCGTCGCGGTGCAGGCAGGACAGCTCCAGTTCGCCCGGGACGCCGCCTGA